The DNA window CACGCGGACAGGACGCCGCCGGCCGACCCTGCACCCACATGCCGACCCGGTCGGGATTCTGGACCGCCCCGACGATGAAATCTTGAGGCTTACAGTGCTGCGCCCCAGCACTCCTCGGTGACGCCCCGGCCCACGGGCAGTTCGCGGCGCGAAGGCGTGAGCTCCAGCCCCGCGCCCGCCAGCAGCCCGCGGACCGACTCGTCCCCGCGAACGGCCCACACCAGCAGGACGCGGGCGCCGTCGGCGCGGGCGTGGTCGGCGGCCGCCGCGAGCAGGCGCGAGCCGTGCCCGGAGCGCTGACGGGTCGGATCGACGCCGAGGGCCGTGATCTCGACCGCCGATTCCGGCTCGGCGCCGGGATCCCCCTGCGCCAGCCCCTGGGTGGGGGCCAGGCCGAGGAGCCCGACCACCTCGCCGCCCTCGGTCGCCACCAGCACGCGGTGGCGGGGCGAGGGCGGGGCCAGCACCGCCCGCTCCCACCCGGCGGCGAGCACGGGCGCGGCGATCATGGCGACGACGCCGGCGGGCAGTGGCGCGCCGTCGTGGGCCGCGGCGTGGGCGACGCGCAGGGAGGCCAGCATCGACGCGGCGTGCACGCGCCCAATCGCCTCCAGGTCGTTTCCCGTCGCCTCGCGCACGAACCCGCCCGCCCCGGCGGGCGGATCGGCGGGCCGGCCGGCCTCGAAGGCGGTGGGGCGGGTGGGCGCATCGCGGTCTGCCATGGGAGCGAGCCTAACGGCCCGCCGGCTGGCGGCACGCCGCGGCATCCCGGCGCCCGTCGGCGCCGCCGGGCTCATGCAGCTGGTCCAGGCCCACGCCCAGGGCCTCGGCCGGAAGGACGCCAACGCCGTCTACAAGACGGTCCGCGCGCGCGACGAGCGCCGCTGACGCCGCGGGCGGGGCGTCGGAGCCCGGGCGCCGTTGAGGCCGCGCCCGCACCGCAGCCGCCCCGCCGGGCACACCGGGCCCGCAATCGGCCCGCCGTACCCGCCCCGCCGGGCGCACCGGGCCCGCAATCGGCCCGCCGTACCCGCCCCGCCGGGCGCGCCGCGCCGGTAGGCTGACTCCATGAGCGCTCTCCCGACCCGTCCCTTCGGCTCCGTCGGAGTCGCCATGGTCACCCCCTTCACCCCCGACGGCGCCATCGACGTCGAGGCGGCCCAGTCCCTGGCGGTCACCCTCATCGACGACGGGGCGGACATGATCCTGCTGGCCGGCACCACCGGCGAGGCCCCCACCACCCACCTGCCGGAGAAGCAGACGCTCCTGCGGGAGGTCGGCGACGCCATCGGCGGGCGCGCCATGCTCGTGGCCGGCGCCGGCTCCAACGACACCGCCCACGCCGTGCGCATCGGAGTGGGATCCCAGCAGGCCGGGGCGCAGGGCCTGCTCATCAACGCCCCCTACTACAACCGCCCCAGCGCCGAGGGTGTCTACCGCCACATCATGGCGGTCGTCGAGGCCACCGACCTGCCCGTCATGGTCTACGACATCCCCGGGCGCACCGGCGTGAGGATCACCGACGACACCCTCGCCCGCCTGGCCGAGCACGAGCGGGTCCTGGCGGTCAAGGACGCCACCGGCGACGTCGAGCAGGCCTTCCGGCGCATGGAGGCCACGGGCCTGGCGTACTACTCGGGCGACGACGGCCTCAACTTCGCCTTCCTGGCGCACGGGGCCAGCGGCGTCGTCTCCGTGGTCGCCCACGCCGACGCCCACTCCTGGCGGGAGATGATCACCGAGGTCGACGCCGGCGACCTGCCCGGCGCCCGAGCCGTGGCCCGGCGCATGCGACCCCTGGTGGCCGCCATAATGGGCGGCGGGCAGGGGGCCGTCATGGCCAAGGAGGCGCTGCTGCTCCAGGGGCGCATCCCCGGCGCCGACGTGCGCCTGCCGCTCGTGCGCGCCGAGGCCGACGAGGTGGCGGCCCTGCGCGAGGTCCTGGCCGAGCTCGGCCTGCTGTGAGGCGGGCGGCGGCCCCGCCCGCCGTCGGCCCGGACCCGGCTCGCCCACGTCCTGGAAGGTTATTCTGGGGGTGTCTGTGTGGTGCTGGTGGGGCTCTTGTGGCGACTCGGGGCGGCGTCGTGTCCAAATCTGCCACAAAGGCGCTCCGGGCCGGGATCGGCCGCGAAGAAAAGCGCGGAATATCAACGATTCTTCTCGCGCGCTCCGGCTCAATACGGGTCTTTGTGGCAGATTTGGACAAACGGCGCCGCCGCGGGCCCCGGGCGGGGGCGTCACGGGCCGGCGCTCCCGCGGGCCCGACGGGGTCGCCCAGGCGAGCACCGGTCCCACAAGCCTCGCGAATCCCACGGATCTCGCGGGCCCCACGGGTCCCGCGGGGGCGCCGCCCCTTGCACGCCATTATGCCGATCCCGCCCCTCGGACCACCGCCTCCGGACGAGAAGGACCCGATGACGACGGGGGTTGACCCATGAGCACGGGGGTTGACCCGTGAGCACGGGGGTTGACCCATGAGCACGGGTGCTAAACCCTCGTTCTCATGGGTCAACCCCCGTGCTCACGGACCGGAGGCGGCGCGGCGGCGGTCGCCGCGGTCCGTGAGATCGCCGGGTAACCCTCGAGATCGTCACTTAACCGCCGAGAACGTCACTTAACCCGCGAGAACGTACCTCTAGCAGACGTTCTCGCGGGTTAAGTGACGTTCTCGCGGATCGGGGCGCCTGCGTCGGCCCCGCGGAGGCGCTCGGGCGGGGCCAGCACGGTCGAACAGGGCACCCACCCGGTCCACGATCGCCCGCCTCGCCGGTGCCCGCGCCGGCGCCGACGCCATGAACCTCGCCGAGACGGACGACCACACCCTCCCCGGCCGGTCCGCGGCGACGGGTTGTCCAAATCTGCCACAAAGGCCCCGATCGAGCCGGAACGTGCGAGAAGAATCGTTGATATTCCGCGCTTTTCTTCGCGGCCAATACCGGCCCGGGGCGCCTTTGTGGCAGATTTGGACACGTCCCCGCCCCGGGTCGCCACAGGAGCCTCACCAGCACCACGCAGACACCCCCAGAATAACCTTCCCGATGTGACCGCCCGCGGATCGCTCGAAAGGGTTCGGAAGGGGAGTGTGCGCCGCCGTGCGCCTGCCGCTCGTGCGCGCCGAGGCCGACGAGGTGGCGGCCCTGCGCGAGGTCCTGGCCGAGCTCGGCCTGCTGTGAGGCGCGCGGCGGCCCCGCCCCGCTGGTCCGGCGCGTCGCGAGCGCGGGGAGGGGCTCAGTGCCCCTCCAGCATCTCGCGCACCTGGCGGCGCATCACCTTGCCGATCACCGAGCGCGGCATCTCGTCGATGATCTCCAGGCGCCGCGGCAGGGCGTAGTGCGGCAGGGAGCGCTCGGCGTGGGCGCGCACCGACTCCAGGGTGATGGCCCCGGGCGGCGTTCCAGCGGCCGGCACGACGGCGGCCACGACCGTCTCCCCGCGGGCGCCGGCGTCCATGCCGACGACGGCGACGTCGGCCACCCCGTCCATGTCCCGGATGGCCGCCTCCACCTGGGAGGGGTAGACGTTGAAGCCGCCGGTGAGGATGAGCTCGCGCCTGCGGTCGGCCATCCACAGGAAGGACTCCTCGCGGCGCACCATGTCCCCGGTGCGCAGCCACCCGCCCGGCAGTATGGCGGCCGCCGTCGCCTCGGGGTCGCCCCAGTAGCCGGCGAAGACCTGCGGCCCGCGCACCAGCAGCTCGCCGGGCTCGCCGTCGGGCACCTCGACGTCCACGTCCACCGGCGCGCCCGCGCCCAGGGCGGTCTCCAGCGCCTCAGGATCGACGACGCGCACGTCCGTGGACGGGAAGGGCAGCCCCAGCGCCCCCAGGCGGCGCGTGGGCCCCATGGGGGTGCCGGCCACGATCGGGCTCGTCTCGGTCATCCCGTAGCCCTCGACGAAGAAGCCGCCCGTGACCCGCTCCCACTCGGCCCCCACCGCCGGGGGCATGGGCGCCGCCCCGCACACCCCGAAGCGCAGGGAGCGCAGGTCCGTCCCCGCCTCCTGGGCCGCCCGCAGGATCCGCTCGAACATGACCGGCACGCCCACGAAGAAGGTCAGCGGCCGGCGCGTCTGGGCGCGCAGGACCTCGGCGACGTCGAACTTGGGCATCATCACCTGGGTGGCGGCCTTCTGCACCGCGCAGAACAGGTTGAAGGTCAGCCCGAAGGCGTGGAAGAAGGGCAGCAGGGACAGGAAGTTCTCCCCGCCCTCGTGCAGCATGGGCACCCAGGCGATGGCCTGGTTGGCGTTGGCGCGCAGATTGGTGTGGGTGAGCATGGCGGCCTTGGGTGCGCCGGTGGTCCCCCCGGTGTGCAGCAGCACCGCCACGTCCCGCCCGCCCGGGCGGGGCCAGGAGGCCGGGATGGGCCGGGCGCGCGCCGCCTCCCGGTCCCATGAGCGCACGCCGGCCGGCAGGTGGGCGGCCCGCATGGAGTCCCGGGTCTGCCGGGCCCGCGCCACGGGCAGGCGCAGGGCGGCGCGCAGGTGCGCGGGCAGGGCCGCCGACAGGTCCACCGAGAAGACCGTGCGCCCGCCCAGGGGGTCGACCGAGTCCGCCTCGGGGCCCGCGGCGCCCGCCTCGCGCGAGCGCGGGTCGACAATCAGGTCCACGCCCTTCTCCCAGGCGACGACGACGCGGCCCCCGTGGCGCTCGAGCTGGGCGCGCAGCTCCTCGGCGGGCGCCAGGGGGTTGTGCTCGGCGACGATCGCCCCCAGGCGCAGCGCGCCGTAGACGGCGACCACGTGCTGCGGGCAGTTGGGCATAATGAGAGCGACCCGGTCCCCGCGCCTGACCCCGGCGTCGTGCAGCAGCCTGGCCGCCCGCTCGGAGGCCTCCAGCAGCTGACGGTAGGTGGTGGTCGCCCCCAGGAAGTCGATGGCGACGCGGTCGGGGTAGAAGTGCGCGGCCGTCTCCAGCAGTTCGCCCAGCCCGGCGTCGGGCTCCTCGATGACGGCGGGGATGCCCGCTTGGTAGTGGGGGCGGTGGAACAGGGCGCAGTCCTCCACGTCCGGGGCGCTCATGCGCGCTCCTCCGGCTCGGCCGGGCCGTCCGGTCCGGGGCGCCCGGCGGGCTCGGCCGGGGCGTCCGACGGCGCCGACTCCGTCGGCCCCCGGCCCGGGGCGGCGGGCCGGGCGCCCCGGCGGCCCGAGGCCTCGCCGAGCCGCTCGACAATGGCCGTGGCCGCCGCCGTCGACGCCGCGGCGGCCGCGCTGGCGGCGTCAGCGGCGGCCTCGCGCGCGGCCAGGAGCTCCTCGCGCACCGCGCGGCGCAGCACCTTGCCGATCACCGAGCGCGGCATTTCGCTCAGAATGGCGATCTGGCGCGGCAGGGCGTAGTGGGCCAGGGTCTTCTCCGCCCACTCGCGCACCTGCTCCAAGGTGACGGTCTGGCCCTCCTTGGGCAGGATGGCGGCGACGACGTTCTCATTGCCCGAGTCGCCGGGCAAGCCCACCACGGCCACGTCCTCGACTTGGGGCATGGAGCGCACGGCCGCCTCGACCTCGGTGGGGTAGACGTTGAAACCCCCGGAGATAATGAGCTCCTTGCGGCGGTCGGCGATGACGTAGAAGCCGTCGTCCTCCTGGCGCACCAGGTCGCCGGTGCGCAGCCAGCCTCCGGGCAGCAGGACCGCCTCGGTCTCCTCGGGGTTCTTCCAGTAGCCGGGGAAGATCTGGGGGCCGCGGGCCAGCAGTTCGCCGACTTGCCCGGGCTCGACCTGCACGTCGGGGTCGTCGGGGTCGACGACGCGCACGTCGGTGGACGGGAAGGGGATCCCCAGGGCGCCGGCCCGGCGCTCGGGGGAGATGGGGTTGCCCAGGATAATGGGGGAGGCCTCGGTCATGCCGTAGCCCTCGATAATGACGCCGCCGGTGGCCTCCTCCCACGCCTGGGCCACGGCGCGGGGGGTGGCGGCGGCGCCGCACACGGCGATCTTGCAGCTCGACAGGTCCGCGCCGGTGGCCGCGGCCCGGGTGACGATCCGGTCGAACATGACGGGCACGCCCGGGAAGAAGGTGGCGGGTCGGCGCTTCCAGGCGGCCAGCACCATGTCGGCGCCGAACTTGGGCAGGATCACCTGGGTGGCGGCCAGGCCCACGGCGCACAGGAGCGACAGGCTCAGCCCGAAGGCGTGGAAGAAGGGCAGGACGGCGTAGAAGGTCTCCTCGCCGGCCTCGCACACCTGCGAGGCCCACGCCAGGCTCATCTGCGCGTTGGCGCGCAGATTGGCGTGGGTCAGGCGCACGGCCTTGGGGGTGCCGGTGGTGCCGCCCGTGTAGAGCAGCACGGCGGTGTCGTCCACGCCGGGCAGGGGGTGGCCCGCGGGCAGCGGGGCGGCGACGGCGACGGCGTCGTCCCACGAGCTCACGCCGGCCGGGACCCGCCCGCGCAGCTCGGAGCGCCGGGAGCGGGCCGCGGCCACGGGCAGGCGCAGCGCCAGCCGGGAGGTCCACGGCAGGCCGCGCGACAGGTCCACGGCCAGGACCCGGTGGTTCTCACCCAGGCCGGCGGCGGCCAGGGAGCCGGTCGCCAGGGTGAGGCGGGCCAGCGACTTCTCCCAGGCGATCATGACGCGCCCGCCGTGGATGCCGATCTGCTCGCGGATCTGGGCGGCCGGGGCCAGCGGGTTGTGCTCGGCCACGATCGCCCCGATGCGCCAGGCGGCGTAGGCGATGACCACGTGCTGGGGGCAGTTGGGCAGGATGACGCCGACGACGTCGCCGGGCCCCACGCCCAGGCGCCGCAGGGCCTGGGCGGCCCGGTCGACCTGCTGCGACAGCCGGGCGTAGGTGGTGGTGGCGCCCAGGAAGTCAATGGCGACGCGGTCGGGGAAGCGGCGGGCGGCGTCGTCGAGCATGCGCGAGAGCGGCTCGGTGACGGGCGCAATGACCCCGGGCACGCCGGGCGCGTAGTGCGGGCGCTGATAGCGCGCGGAGCTGTCGGTAGTGGTCTCGGTCATCAAGGCTTCCTTCTCGGGCCCGCGGGTCCTGCGGGCGCGGGCGGGCGCGGACGGCGGTGCGCTCGCGGTCCTGCGCAACCGTAACCTACGGTTCCGTAACCACGAAGCGCGCCGCGGCGCGGCGGGCGCCGCCCCGGCGCGTCACGCCCGTTGGCCGCGGCGCAGGGGCTCGGGCAGGGGCAGGCGCGAGACGACCACCAGGCGCCGGGTCGGGCGGGTCATGGCCACGTACAGGTCGCCCGGGCTGCGCCGGCCGATCTCCACGGGATCCACGAGCACGACGGCGTCGAACTCCAGCCCCTTGCTCATGACCGGCCCCATGACCGCCAGGCGCGCGCGCAGCACGTCCCCGCCCGGGGCCTGCATGGCCGCGGCCAGGGCCGGGTCCCCGCCCAGGTGGCGCGCCGCGGCGGCGGCGTCGGGGGTGATGACGGCGATGCGCCCGCCGCCGGCGCCCACCGCCCGGTCCAGGGCCTCCGACTCCCGTGCCACGGTGCGGCGCAGCAGGGCGGCCCAGGCGTCCTCGTCGGCCGCCTCGGGGGAGTCGGACACGTCGACGCATTCCAGGCAGTCGGGCAGGTCGCGTACCGAGCGCACCGGGTAGACCGGGGGCCGGCCCAGGGAGGCGGCCACCTCGTCGGCGATGCGCATAATGGTCGCCGGCGTGCGGTAGCACACCGTGAGGACCTCCTCGTTCAGCGGCGTCCCGCCGGCTCCCCCCGCCCGCCGGCTCCCCCCGCCCGGCCGCGTCCCCAGGGCGGCCAGCGCCTCGCCCCACGAGGCGGGCGCGCAGGGCCCGGAGTACTGCGCCAGGTCCCCGACCACCGTGAAGGAGCGCACGGGGCAGCGCCGGGCCAGCGCCCGCCACGCCATCGCCCCCAGTTCCTGGGCCTCGTCGACTACGACGTGCCCGTAGGTCCACGTCCGGTCCGCCCGGGCCCGCTCCGCCAGGGTCAGCGCCGGGCCCGTCTCCGCCATGCGGTCGGCGAGCATTTCGGCGCTGACCATGCCTCCGCCCAGTCCCTGGGACTCGATCGCCTGGGCGGCGTAGGACACCAGGTCGGCCCGGCGCCGCGCCTCCAGCCGCGCCCGGCGGGCACGGGCGTCCTCGCTGGGGCCCAGCAGCTCGGCCAGCTCGTCGAGGAGGGGCACGTCGGCGGGGGTCGGCTCGCCCCCGGCCGGGCGGGCCAGCAGCGCCCGCTCCGGCCCGGTCAGCTCGGGGGCCAGGGACGCCAGGAGGGCCGGGCGGGCCCACAGGCGCTCCAGCAGGCCCGCCGGCGTCGTCGGCATCCAGCACAGGTTGATCTCCCGGCGAGCGTCCCGGCTGGTGCGGATGTCCTCGCGGATCCAGGCGCGGGTGTCGGGGTCGGAGGCGTCCTGCCCCGTGAGCGCGGCGAACTGGTCCGTCAGACGCTCCAGCAGCCATAGGACGAAGGTCTCACGCGCCAGGTTGTGGGGCCGGCCCGACCGCCGCGCCCGGTTCACCGCCTCGCGCACGTCCGCAGGCCGCAGCTCCAGGGCGGTGCCCTCCACGACGATGGCGCGGGGCCCGTCGGGCACGCGCTGGAGGCCGCGCACGGCCCGGCGCAGCACCTCGGCCCACAGCGCCCGGCCCTTGATCTCGTGAGCCCGCGGGTCCTCGACGCCGCGGGCGCGCACCCCGGGGACCAGGTCCGCGATGGTGGTGGACACCACGCCCGTCTCGCCCAGGGAGGGCAGTACCTGCTCCACGTAGCGCAGGAAGGTCCGCGAGGGGCCCACCAGCAGCACGCCCGAGCGCTCCAGGCGGGTGCGCTCGGAGTAGAACAGGTAGGCGACCCGGTGCAGGGCCACGGCCGTCTTGCCCGTGCCGGGGCCGCCCTGGACGACAAGCACGCCCCTGGCGTCGGAGGTGACGACGCGGTCCTGCTCGGCCTGGATGGTGGCGACGATATCGCCCATGCGCCCGTGGCGGGCCGCGCTCATGGCGGCGATGAGGGCGCCCTCGCCCTGGATGCCCTCGATCGCCGCGCGGGCCCCGGCGGGCCCGCCCTCGCGCAGGGAGCGCACGTCGATGACCTCGTCCTCGAGCCCGACGACGCGGCGGAGGCGGGTGTCGATGTGACGACGGCGCACCAGCCCCATCGGGTTCGAGGCGGTCGCCTGGTAGAAGGCCCGCACCAGGGGGGCCCGCCAGTCCAGGACGATCTCCCGGCGGCGCGAGTCCTGCAGCCCGGCGCGCCCCACGTAGTGGCGCCGTCCAGCCCCGCCGGCCCCGCCGTCGGGAGTCCCGGCCCCGGTGCTCCCGGG is part of the Actinomyces sp. oral taxon 414 genome and encodes:
- a CDS encoding GNAT family N-acetyltransferase; this encodes MADRDAPTRPTAFEAGRPADPPAGAGGFVREATGNDLEAIGRVHAASMLASLRVAHAAAHDGAPLPAGVVAMIAAPVLAAGWERAVLAPPSPRHRVLVATEGGEVVGLLGLAPTQGLAQGDPGAEPESAVEITALGVDPTRQRSGHGSRLLAAAADHARADGARVLLVWAVRGDESVRGLLAGAGLELTPSRRELPVGRGVTEECWGAAL
- the dapA gene encoding 4-hydroxy-tetrahydrodipicolinate synthase — encoded protein: MSALPTRPFGSVGVAMVTPFTPDGAIDVEAAQSLAVTLIDDGADMILLAGTTGEAPTTHLPEKQTLLREVGDAIGGRAMLVAGAGSNDTAHAVRIGVGSQQAGAQGLLINAPYYNRPSAEGVYRHIMAVVEATDLPVMVYDIPGRTGVRITDDTLARLAEHERVLAVKDATGDVEQAFRRMEATGLAYYSGDDGLNFAFLAHGASGVVSVVAHADAHSWREMITEVDAGDLPGARAVARRMRPLVAAIMGGGQGAVMAKEALLLQGRIPGADVRLPLVRAEADEVAALREVLAELGLL
- a CDS encoding AMP-binding protein; the encoded protein is MSAPDVEDCALFHRPHYQAGIPAVIEEPDAGLGELLETAAHFYPDRVAIDFLGATTTYRQLLEASERAARLLHDAGVRRGDRVALIMPNCPQHVVAVYGALRLGAIVAEHNPLAPAEELRAQLERHGGRVVVAWEKGVDLIVDPRSREAGAAGPEADSVDPLGGRTVFSVDLSAALPAHLRAALRLPVARARQTRDSMRAAHLPAGVRSWDREAARARPIPASWPRPGGRDVAVLLHTGGTTGAPKAAMLTHTNLRANANQAIAWVPMLHEGGENFLSLLPFFHAFGLTFNLFCAVQKAATQVMMPKFDVAEVLRAQTRRPLTFFVGVPVMFERILRAAQEAGTDLRSLRFGVCGAAPMPPAVGAEWERVTGGFFVEGYGMTETSPIVAGTPMGPTRRLGALGLPFPSTDVRVVDPEALETALGAGAPVDVDVEVPDGEPGELLVRGPQVFAGYWGDPEATAAAILPGGWLRTGDMVRREESFLWMADRRRELILTGGFNVYPSQVEAAIRDMDGVADVAVVGMDAGARGETVVAAVVPAAGTPPGAITLESVRAHAERSLPHYALPRRLEIIDEMPRSVIGKVMRRQVREMLEGH
- a CDS encoding AMP-binding protein yields the protein MTETTTDSSARYQRPHYAPGVPGVIAPVTEPLSRMLDDAARRFPDRVAIDFLGATTTYARLSQQVDRAAQALRRLGVGPGDVVGVILPNCPQHVVIAYAAWRIGAIVAEHNPLAPAAQIREQIGIHGGRVMIAWEKSLARLTLATGSLAAAGLGENHRVLAVDLSRGLPWTSRLALRLPVAAARSRRSELRGRVPAGVSSWDDAVAVAAPLPAGHPLPGVDDTAVLLYTGGTTGTPKAVRLTHANLRANAQMSLAWASQVCEAGEETFYAVLPFFHAFGLSLSLLCAVGLAATQVILPKFGADMVLAAWKRRPATFFPGVPVMFDRIVTRAAATGADLSSCKIAVCGAAATPRAVAQAWEEATGGVIIEGYGMTEASPIILGNPISPERRAGALGIPFPSTDVRVVDPDDPDVQVEPGQVGELLARGPQIFPGYWKNPEETEAVLLPGGWLRTGDLVRQEDDGFYVIADRRKELIISGGFNVYPTEVEAAVRSMPQVEDVAVVGLPGDSGNENVVAAILPKEGQTVTLEQVREWAEKTLAHYALPRQIAILSEMPRSVIGKVLRRAVREELLAAREAAADAASAAAAASTAAATAIVERLGEASGRRGARPAAPGRGPTESAPSDAPAEPAGRPGPDGPAEPEERA
- a CDS encoding HelD family protein — encoded protein: MTHPKHTPAAEQGASPGSRAASAREREISAEQEVVDRAYRELDRRLESARASLAATQASPAGGTHQSRGERDAYAAHYAGLVASLEGVEDRLVFGRMDLAPDAPGPGSTGAGTPDGGAGGAGRRHYVGRAGLQDSRRREIVLDWRAPLVRAFYQATASNPMGLVRRRHIDTRLRRVVGLEDEVIDVRSLREGGPAGARAAIEGIQGEGALIAAMSAARHGRMGDIVATIQAEQDRVVTSDARGVLVVQGGPGTGKTAVALHRVAYLFYSERTRLERSGVLLVGPSRTFLRYVEQVLPSLGETGVVSTTIADLVPGVRARGVEDPRAHEIKGRALWAEVLRRAVRGLQRVPDGPRAIVVEGTALELRPADVREAVNRARRSGRPHNLARETFVLWLLERLTDQFAALTGQDASDPDTRAWIREDIRTSRDARREINLCWMPTTPAGLLERLWARPALLASLAPELTGPERALLARPAGGEPTPADVPLLDELAELLGPSEDARARRARLEARRRADLVSYAAQAIESQGLGGGMVSAEMLADRMAETGPALTLAERARADRTWTYGHVVVDEAQELGAMAWRALARRCPVRSFTVVGDLAQYSGPCAPASWGEALAALGTRPGGGSRRAGGAGGTPLNEEVLTVCYRTPATIMRIADEVAASLGRPPVYPVRSVRDLPDCLECVDVSDSPEAADEDAWAALLRRTVARESEALDRAVGAGGGRIAVITPDAAAAARHLGGDPALAAAMQAPGGDVLRARLAVMGPVMSKGLEFDAVVLVDPVEIGRRSPGDLYVAMTRPTRRLVVVSRLPLPEPLRRGQRA